The sequence below is a genomic window from Nostoc flagelliforme CCNUN1.
GCGTTGTACGACTTCAGGGTTCGGTAGTAGTCGCCAAAGGCTGGAGTGATTAAAATTGTCGCGGCTAATTGGGCTAATTCCCTACCTATGAGAGTGAGTAATTCTGCGGAGCCGTTACCCGGCAGAATCCACTCAGACGGCAATTGATGAAAGTGACTGAGAGCTAGTCTCAGTTCACTATAGTTTGGGTCTGGATAGTGCTTAAGATTACCAATTTGGGACAGGATAGCAGCGATCGCGCTATTTGGAGGCCCCAACGGACTGATGCTAGCAGAAAAATCCAGAATAGCATCAGGGGAACAGCCAGCCAGTGCTGCTGCCCAGGCTAAATTTCCCCCGTGTGCAGGTTGCCGCATTAAAAAAGGGTTCCCGAAGACAGAACCTATGCTTTTGGGGGTGCTACCTTTTCTCTAAACAGTTTTCCTGCCGAGAAGGCAGGAACCCTCGTGGCTGGAATTTCCATTTTTTCATTTGTTTTCGGGTTGCGACCTTCGCGGGCTTTACGTTCCCGTGATTCAAATGAGCCAAATCCTACCAGTGTTACCTTATCACCAGAGGAAACCGCTTCAATAATAGTTTCCAAAGCGGCAGTTAAGACTGCATCCGCTTGTTTCTTGGTAACACTAGCTTTTTCAGCTACGGCATCAACTAATTCACCTTTGTTCATGTCAAACTCCTGAAGGTTTACTTGAGATTCTTTACGGATGCACCCTGATGCATCTGTACTGAAATCTTTGTTTGCGAAAATACAAAAATCATCCTTTGGGAGTAGCTTTACTCAAAACGGCTGTACATCCCATCGGCTCGACTTTTCAATGAATCATTCTAAGGTGTTGTAGCCTGATGTGGATAGATGAAACCATTAATTTATATAGATTTCAGGATTTTTTGTAATTTTAGGGTACTTGTTTCGCTAAAAACCACCCCAAAAGTAGGAAAAAATACCTAGTAAAAACCCCCATTGCCAAGAAAACAGGGTACTGAGGAGGTGGGAAATGGTGAATGTTTGTTGGGATTAATTACCGATGGTGAAGAGTTGTTGCTGAGATTCACCAATATTTATAAAAAATAGTTTGTAGTAAGCACTTTAGTGCTTAAAAAATAAGGACTTCAGTCCTTACCCAACGGGAAAGTTAGTCGCTCATGGGGGAAGCCCCCAGACGCTCGTAGACTCGCTCTAAGCGAACGCGAGTGCGTCTCTAAGAGTTGCCCGTACCACTTAAGAGCGGGACGCTACGCGAACGTGGAAGCAAGCTACGCGCAGGGTCTCCAAGAGTTGGTTTTACGCTGCGCTATCGCCCTTAGCGTCTCCCTTTGGGCTACGGTGTACACATAAGTCGAAAGATTCTCTATCCACATTTTTGTCAGAGTGAAACTGTCACACTCACCGACATCCCGCCCAGAACTGAAGTTCAGCGGCTCATAGCTGAAGTCCACTTGAGTGGACTTTAGCTATCAGACTCGGAATTCATTCCGAGGCGGGATAGAAACGCAGCGCGAGATTTATTAATGATATGGCTTTGTGTAATTCGACTCATTAGGCTAGCTTGAGTCATAATTTTACTGTTCACCACCAGAAATTTTTTGTTGCACCCAAGCCCGAAAAACACGGGTAGTAGCAATTTCCCCATTCTTATTCGCTTCTTGGATAAACCCAGGAATCTCCTTCACCGACACAGGCGCAAAAGTAGGGCTGGTTTCGACTTCTGAATATTGTCCACCTGCAAGCGTGTAGACTTGCAACAAACTGCCGTTATAACGCCAAAATTCAGGGACTCCCATCGCAGCATAAAGCCTCAGCTTGTCTATCGCAGACCTGGAATATTCCACCTCTAGCACCAGGTCAGGGGGCGGGTCGATCGCTATAAACCTTTTGCAAAAGTAACTTTTGTCCCTTGGTAGTTGAGGTAGTTAGTACCAACTGGGATGATGACTATTACACAAAACAAGGTAAGTATGAGGGTATTGGAATTCCTGAATACTGGGTTGTAGATTATCTCGGTCTAGGCGCTAAAAAGTTCACTGGCAACCCGAAACAGCCTACTATATCTATTTATCAATTAATCGATGGTGAATACCAAGTTACTCAATTTAGAAGCAGCGATCGCATCCTCTCGGCTACTTTCCCAGAATTGAATTTAACAGCCGAACAGATTTTTCAAGCTGGAGGTCTACCAACGTAGCCATAACCCCACTTGCTGTTTTATAAATATCTAAGAACTGAAGCCCAGACTCCAAACCTTTTACCAAATTCCTTGTATATTGAGTACAAAACCAGGTAAAATATTTTCCCCGGAAATAGTTTGAGGGAATTTTAAAACTTCCACATCTTGTCCTAGACGAGAAATTTCTATTTCTTGTTTTTTTCGGTTGATCAACCAACCTAGACGACAACCATTTTCGATATACTCTTGCATCTTATTCTGAGTTTTTTTCAGGCTGTCATTGGCCGAAAGGATCTCGATAACAAAATCAGGACAGAGAGGAATAAATTTTTCTTTTTGTTCTTTAGTCAAAGCATCCCAACGAGATTTTTCTACCCAAGAAACATCTGGAGAACGGTCAGCCCCTGAAGGTAAAGTAAATCCAGTTGATGAATCAAAAACTTCCCCCAATTGATTTTGATCATTCCAGAACCATATTTGAGCGTTAATAGTAGAATTACTTTTTCCTGTTTCTCC
It includes:
- a CDS encoding HU family DNA-binding protein; translation: MNKGELVDAVAEKASVTKKQADAVLTAALETIIEAVSSGDKVTLVGFGSFESRERKAREGRNPKTNEKMEIPATRVPAFSAGKLFREKVAPPKA
- a CDS encoding Uma2 family endonuclease, with the protein product MTALTLNLNSVIKLTREQFYQLCEENPDLKLERNAQGELIIMPPTGGETGKSNSTINAQIWFWNDQNQLGEVFDSSTGFTLPSGADRSPDVSWVEKSRWDALTKEQKEKFIPLCPDFVIEILSANDSLKKTQNKMQEYIENGCRLGWLINRKKQEIEISRLGQDVEVLKFPQTISGENILPGFVLNIQGIW